The Virgibacillus phasianinus genome includes a window with the following:
- a CDS encoding serine hydrolase domain-containing protein: MHKGKMDHAIENAAMDTDFSGTVYMKKGNNVIHQSAYGYANRAERIANNVDTRFGVASGCKLFTAIAICQLVEQGRLSFHTRLKDCLTIDFPNLDESVTIHHLLTHSSGIADYFDEEEMDDFEELWKNQPSYLLKKTTDFLPMFQDKDRMFQAGEKFHYNNAGYIVLGLIIEQCTGRSFTDYVESAIFRECGMYNSGYFSLDGLPENTANGYIDKEDGTWRTNQFSIPIKGGPDGGAFITAPDMLKLWEDLFSHQLLSKKYTDALLSPQIMVKNDVYYGYGVWINKRNDRIFKYHVMGYDPGVNFRSSVYPDQNIKLVVASNKESGSFDVTKLIEKWV, translated from the coding sequence ATGCACAAAGGTAAAATGGATCACGCGATAGAAAATGCTGCGATGGACACCGACTTTTCAGGAACTGTATACATGAAAAAGGGAAACAATGTCATTCATCAATCGGCATATGGTTATGCAAACAGGGCAGAGCGGATTGCAAATAACGTGGATACGAGGTTTGGGGTTGCATCCGGCTGTAAATTGTTCACGGCTATAGCAATTTGTCAGCTAGTAGAACAGGGAAGGCTTTCTTTTCACACACGCCTGAAAGACTGCCTAACTATAGATTTTCCAAATTTAGATGAGTCAGTAACCATTCATCATCTTTTAACACATAGCTCTGGCATTGCAGATTATTTTGATGAGGAAGAAATGGATGATTTTGAAGAGCTCTGGAAAAACCAGCCTAGCTATCTATTGAAAAAGACGACGGACTTTTTGCCAATGTTTCAGGATAAAGATAGGATGTTTCAGGCTGGGGAAAAGTTTCATTACAATAATGCCGGATATATTGTATTAGGGCTAATTATTGAACAATGTACGGGGCGCAGCTTTACCGATTATGTTGAGTCAGCGATATTTCGAGAGTGTGGCATGTACAATTCTGGGTATTTTTCACTTGACGGGCTTCCGGAAAACACAGCGAATGGATATATCGATAAAGAGGATGGAACGTGGAGAACCAATCAATTTTCAATACCGATTAAGGGAGGGCCTGATGGCGGAGCTTTTATTACGGCCCCAGATATGTTGAAATTATGGGAAGATCTGTTCAGCCATCAGCTGTTAAGTAAAAAATATACGGATGCTTTGTTAAGTCCTCAGATTATGGTAAAAAACGATGTTTACTACGGTTATGGGGTATGGATAAACAAACGGAATGATCGTATTTTTAAATACCATGTGATGGGTTATGATCCTGGCGTCAATTTCCGTTCATCCGTTTACCCGGATCAGAATATTAAGCTTGTTGTGGCTTCGAATAAGGAATCCGGGTCTTTTGATGTGACGAAGTTGATAGAGAAGTGGGTATGA
- a CDS encoding VOC family protein gives MALQAGQTFINLPVKNLDKSVEFFSKIGFAFNQSYTDDNGTCMIINENTFVMLLVEEFFQTFTKKEISEAAKSTEAIMAISADSREQVDEIVNKALAAGGKESNDPVDHGFMYGWSFQDIDGHLWEVLFMDDDAA, from the coding sequence ATGGCACTACAAGCAGGTCAAACATTTATTAACCTACCCGTCAAAAACCTGGATAAGTCTGTGGAGTTTTTCTCGAAAATCGGCTTTGCTTTCAATCAATCGTATACTGATGACAACGGAACATGCATGATTATTAATGAGAACACATTTGTGATGCTACTGGTAGAGGAATTTTTTCAAACCTTTACAAAAAAGGAAATCTCAGAAGCTGCAAAAAGCACGGAAGCAATTATGGCAATCTCAGCTGACAGCAGGGAACAGGTTGATGAAATTGTAAATAAGGCACTTGCAGCTGGTGGAAAAGAATCAAATGACCCAGTAGACCATGGGTTTATGTATGGATGGAGTTTTCAAGATATCGACGGCCACCTTTGGGAAGTGTTGTTTATGGACGATGACGCAGCATGA
- a CDS encoding RQC-minor-1 family DNA-binding protein has protein sequence MKYNAGQLPEEEIRVILRAADTIIASGGRTLLAKILKGSREKKVLALELDKCPSYGFFRSEKLENVIEKIDWMIDFDFLDTKYRGKLPMIVFTERGWKIESDQLTDELLHEWDEWLEHDRQTVDMNYLKDRNREMILLLLDKVSETGETKYIPYLKAWEEIDYKKVRARIREIISALESSEPINLESAEQRKVSIQDALQGEAPQDILLKCWECGERFTFRVGEQRFYKQKGFVYPKRCTDCRDKIRYGDFL, from the coding sequence ATGAAGTATAATGCAGGACAATTACCTGAAGAAGAGATTAGGGTTATTTTGAGAGCAGCGGATACTATTATTGCATCGGGCGGCCGGACACTTCTAGCAAAGATTCTAAAAGGATCCCGTGAGAAAAAGGTATTAGCATTAGAATTGGACAAGTGCCCATCATATGGATTTTTTCGTTCAGAAAAGCTGGAAAATGTTATCGAAAAAATTGATTGGATGATAGACTTTGATTTTCTCGACACAAAATATAGGGGAAAGTTACCGATGATTGTTTTTACAGAGCGGGGTTGGAAAATTGAGTCTGACCAGCTGACGGATGAGCTATTGCATGAATGGGATGAGTGGCTGGAACATGACAGACAGACTGTTGACATGAATTATTTAAAAGATCGTAACCGGGAAATGATACTATTACTACTTGATAAGGTTAGCGAAACAGGCGAAACGAAGTACATCCCTTATTTAAAAGCATGGGAAGAAATTGATTATAAGAAAGTAAGGGCTAGAATTCGTGAGATCATTTCGGCACTCGAATCCAGCGAACCGATTAATCTAGAGTCTGCTGAACAAAGAAAGGTTTCTATTCAGGATGCGTTGCAGGGAGAAGCACCACAAGATATCCTGCTAAAATGCTGGGAATGCGGTGAACGTTTTACTTTTAGAGTGGGCGAGCAGCGGTTTTATAAACAAAAGGGCTTTGTCTATCCCAAAAGATGTACGGATTGCCGGGACAAAATTAGATACGGCGATTTTCTGTAA
- a CDS encoding CD3324 family protein has translation MSYVKAINILPEELIKELQKYVDGETLYIPKKHYQKWGTRSGGRKAIDERNASMKDDFKRGKTIGQLADDYFLSPETVKKIVYVKK, from the coding sequence ATGAGCTATGTAAAAGCAATAAATATTTTACCGGAAGAATTGATTAAAGAACTTCAAAAATATGTTGATGGGGAAACCTTGTACATTCCGAAAAAGCATTATCAGAAGTGGGGCACCCGTTCTGGTGGAAGGAAGGCAATTGATGAACGAAATGCATCTATGAAGGACGACTTCAAAAGGGGCAAAACGATTGGTCAATTAGCCGACGATTATTTTCTTTCACCGGAGACTGTTAAAAAAATTGTATACGTTAAAAAATAG
- a CDS encoding DUF2254 domain-containing protein, protein MFFNLLPSSIRKYFQMSKRQRQHELRLTLWRTPFFYIIATLILAALVLFLDVWLGLASYTNKFFRADFQTTRLLISALIGGILTLAAFTLNSLLVVLTTFSGQFSPRMLQNFVKDKQTQHILGIFNGSFVFILIMFLFISSHPVNNFVAVPLSVAGIAFINILTFIYFINHATAWMQVHNITDGMKKVSENIIQGSLKRDLEDYRTEEPGDLMRAYQAHIKMVNAPNSGYVQLINFYDLVEEAKRDNIIIKVETRVGSFILKDNVLFSYWGPNAEDINVEKYVRMINIGHKETEIQDLKLTMNKLSEIAIKALGNDDPKTATNTIHQLADLLLTVDNNITFTPYLADNNNQVRLIVGIEDFDYYLYQGFGTIRHYAQKNYPIIIELIGALVSLSKSIDPSRHDNLWRFSKNTLDHIYTEFIFDLDRSLLLEKMYDLAEVTGNLEEYKGIEKHLASNAINDLPC, encoded by the coding sequence ATGTTTTTCAATTTACTGCCAAGTTCAATCAGAAAATACTTTCAAATGTCTAAACGTCAACGGCAGCATGAATTGCGTTTAACATTGTGGCGTACACCGTTTTTTTATATTATTGCTACATTGATTTTGGCAGCATTGGTACTATTTCTTGATGTTTGGCTTGGTTTAGCCAGTTATACAAATAAGTTTTTTCGAGCCGATTTTCAAACAACAAGGCTATTAATCAGTGCGCTAATTGGCGGTATTTTGACGCTAGCCGCCTTTACATTGAACTCGCTGCTCGTTGTATTAACAACGTTTAGTGGCCAATTTTCACCTAGAATGCTGCAGAACTTTGTAAAGGATAAGCAAACACAGCATATTTTAGGAATTTTTAATGGGAGTTTCGTGTTTATCCTAATCATGTTTCTTTTCATCAGTAGTCATCCGGTAAACAATTTTGTCGCTGTCCCGCTTTCGGTAGCTGGTATTGCGTTTATCAACATTTTAACGTTCATATACTTTATCAATCATGCTACTGCTTGGATGCAGGTTCATAATATTACTGATGGTATGAAAAAGGTCTCTGAGAATATTATTCAAGGGTCACTGAAAAGGGATTTGGAGGACTATCGAACTGAGGAACCTGGGGATCTGATGCGAGCCTATCAAGCTCATATTAAAATGGTTAATGCCCCGAATTCCGGTTATGTGCAATTAATTAACTTTTATGACTTGGTGGAAGAAGCGAAGCGGGATAATATTATTATCAAGGTGGAAACGAGAGTGGGCAGCTTTATTTTAAAAGATAATGTATTGTTTTCTTACTGGGGGCCAAATGCGGAAGACATTAATGTAGAAAAATATGTACGTATGATCAATATTGGGCATAAGGAAACGGAAATTCAAGATTTGAAGCTGACAATGAATAAGCTGTCGGAAATTGCGATTAAGGCGCTTGGCAATGATGATCCTAAGACAGCAACAAATACAATCCATCAACTGGCCGATTTATTGTTGACAGTGGATAATAATATAACGTTTACTCCTTATTTGGCTGATAACAATAACCAGGTTCGACTGATTGTTGGCATAGAGGATTTCGACTATTATTTGTACCAAGGATTTGGAACCATTCGGCACTATGCCCAGAAGAACTATCCAATCATTATTGAACTCATCGGTGCTTTAGTCAGTCTATCAAAGTCAATTGATCCTTCAAGGCATGACAATCTGTGGCGGTTTTCTAAAAATACATTGGATCATATTTACACCGAATTTATTTTTGATTTGGATAGGAGTCTTTTGTTGGAAAAGATGTATGACCTTGCTGAGGTGACTGGCAATTTGGAAGAATATAAGGGGATTGAAAAACATTTAGCTAGCAACGCCATCAACGATTTGCCATGTTAA
- a CDS encoding GMC family oxidoreductase: MAKKLDKVEAVTVGVGWAGGIIAAELAKAGVKVVGLERGNDRSTEDFQMVHDEYRYAIRYELMQDLSKETITFRNKPGEKALPMRQFGAFLIGTGVGGAGAHWNGDTWFFSPYDFEIKTMTDKKYGKNKLPKEYTLQDWGITYKELAPYYHQFERMAGTSGELNPLRPERTEKYPTPPMKDTPILKSYMDAANRLGLHPFRQPSANISEVYKNPDGETLNQCQYCGFCEKFGCEYGAKSSPNVTVVPTALKTGNFDLRTHANVTGIIHDGNKATGVRYVDTQTGEEFDQPADIVVLTSYTLNNTRLLLQSELGRPYDPKTGTGVIGKNYCYQITAVATGFFKDRFNAAMGAGALGTTLDDYNNDNFDHSDLDFIHGGSITMKQLGKRPINENGAPSGTPRWGKEFKKESIKWFNRSIPVTSQGASMPHKNNYLSLDPTYKDAYGNPLLRMTYDFTEQDHALYDYITARCADILEEMGAEVVEPKELTDHFDIVPAQNDHITGGVIMGADPETSALNNYLQMWDVDNVFVIGASAFAHNGGYNPTGTVGALAYRAAEGILKYRKNKGQLVKRETSNKLV, encoded by the coding sequence GTGGCGAAAAAATTAGATAAGGTGGAAGCGGTGACGGTTGGCGTTGGCTGGGCCGGCGGTATTATTGCTGCCGAGCTTGCGAAGGCAGGAGTCAAAGTCGTTGGCCTCGAACGGGGAAACGACCGGTCCACTGAAGATTTTCAAATGGTGCATGATGAATATCGGTACGCGATTCGCTATGAACTCATGCAGGATCTATCAAAAGAAACCATTACATTTCGAAATAAGCCCGGAGAAAAGGCATTACCGATGCGTCAGTTTGGAGCATTTTTGATTGGAACGGGTGTTGGTGGCGCTGGAGCCCACTGGAACGGCGATACATGGTTTTTCTCACCCTATGATTTTGAAATAAAAACGATGACCGATAAGAAATATGGTAAAAACAAGCTGCCAAAAGAATATACGCTACAGGACTGGGGCATCACGTACAAAGAATTGGCACCGTATTATCATCAATTTGAACGAATGGCCGGGACAAGTGGGGAACTTAACCCGCTTAGGCCTGAACGGACTGAAAAGTACCCAACCCCGCCAATGAAAGATACGCCAATCCTTAAAAGTTATATGGATGCCGCCAATAGATTGGGGCTTCATCCATTCCGCCAGCCATCCGCCAATATTTCCGAGGTGTACAAGAATCCGGATGGAGAGACATTAAACCAATGTCAGTATTGCGGTTTTTGTGAAAAATTTGGCTGTGAGTACGGGGCAAAATCATCGCCGAACGTTACCGTAGTTCCGACGGCATTAAAAACCGGCAATTTTGACCTGCGCACCCATGCCAATGTGACTGGAATTATTCATGATGGCAATAAAGCTACAGGTGTCAGATACGTGGATACCCAGACTGGTGAGGAATTTGACCAGCCAGCCGATATTGTGGTTTTAACGAGTTACACCCTGAACAATACACGGCTACTATTGCAATCTGAACTTGGCCGGCCATATGATCCAAAAACAGGAACCGGTGTTATTGGCAAAAATTACTGTTATCAAATCACTGCAGTCGCTACAGGATTTTTCAAGGATAGATTCAATGCTGCCATGGGAGCGGGGGCGCTGGGTACTACCTTGGATGACTATAACAATGACAATTTTGACCATTCGGATTTGGACTTTATCCATGGTGGATCGATTACAATGAAACAGCTTGGGAAACGGCCGATTAACGAAAATGGGGCACCAAGCGGAACACCCAGGTGGGGGAAAGAATTTAAAAAAGAATCAATCAAATGGTTCAATCGTTCCATCCCGGTTACCTCACAAGGTGCCTCCATGCCGCATAAGAATAATTATTTGAGTCTTGATCCAACGTATAAAGATGCATACGGAAATCCGCTGCTTCGAATGACATATGATTTCACGGAACAGGATCATGCACTGTACGACTATATCACCGCCAGATGTGCAGATATTTTAGAAGAAATGGGTGCAGAGGTTGTTGAACCGAAAGAGCTGACAGACCATTTTGATATCGTTCCTGCACAAAATGACCATATCACTGGTGGTGTAATCATGGGCGCAGACCCGGAGACGTCTGCACTGAATAATTATTTGCAGATGTGGGATGTGGACAATGTGTTCGTTATCGGAGCTTCTGCTTTTGCCCATAATGGCGGGTACAATCCAACGGGTACGGTTGGCGCTTTAGCATATCGTGCCGCAGAAGGGATTTTGAAATACCGGAAAAATAAAGGCCAGCTGGTAAAGCGGGAAACAAGTAATAAACTTGTATAA
- a CDS encoding transcription initiation factor TFIIIB, whose amino-acid sequence MNRIKGEIECPKCGGRDFGIGKQKGYAKMSSGRFNLGSNIIHRICTNCGFIAESYAEKPRNFR is encoded by the coding sequence ATGAACAGAATAAAGGGTGAAATCGAATGCCCCAAATGTGGCGGCAGGGATTTTGGAATTGGAAAGCAAAAAGGTTATGCAAAAATGAGCTCGGGTCGTTTCAACTTAGGTTCAAATATAATACATCGGATTTGTACGAATTGTGGTTTTATTGCGGAAAGCTATGCAGAGAAACCAAGGAATTTCAGATAG
- a CDS encoding NUDIX hydrolase — protein MSYQWLEWEKRIQSLSQAGLAFSKDVYDIERYEELRAISVEIMEGYTGLEMEKVEELFTNETGYQTPKVDVRGAVFKDDKLLMVREKVDDRWSLPGGFCDIGLSPAENIVKEIKEESGYDAAYKKLIALLDTNKHGHPPLPYDYYKLFVHCEIVGGEASSGMETNGVEFFAETNLPKLSTKRNTETQIRMLFEYKRNPDMATIVD, from the coding sequence ATGAGTTATCAATGGCTGGAATGGGAAAAACGGATTCAGTCTTTGTCTCAAGCTGGGTTAGCATTTTCGAAGGATGTATATGATATAGAGCGATACGAGGAACTGCGCGCTATTAGTGTGGAAATTATGGAGGGGTATACGGGACTTGAAATGGAAAAGGTTGAGGAGCTATTCACAAATGAAACGGGATATCAAACGCCCAAGGTTGATGTACGCGGGGCTGTTTTTAAAGATGATAAACTATTGATGGTCAGGGAAAAGGTGGATGATCGCTGGTCCTTACCTGGGGGATTTTGTGATATTGGTTTGTCGCCTGCCGAAAATATTGTAAAAGAAATAAAAGAGGAATCCGGCTATGATGCTGCATATAAAAAGCTGATTGCCTTATTGGATACGAATAAACATGGCCATCCGCCACTACCTTATGATTATTATAAATTGTTCGTTCACTGCGAAATAGTTGGCGGAGAGGCAAGCAGCGGAATGGAAACAAACGGTGTGGAGTTTTTCGCTGAAACCAATTTGCCAAAGCTTTCTACTAAGCGAAATACGGAGACGCAAATTAGAATGCTTTTTGAATATAAGCGAAATCCGGATATGGCGACGATTGTGGATTAG
- a CDS encoding long-chain-fatty-acid--CoA ligase encodes MFSPLTPLDWKRRAVKYYPDKVAVIDDDKQFTYKEFGARTDRLSIALQQAGIGQGDHVAVMLPNTHYMLECFYGICQLGATMVPLNYRLTADDLKYIINHSDAKMLIVDEEFSGPIEEIVDDLSLDEIVTVSVAGQDTTLTGVDYEAFLQHAPEDAVPPDVEIDENQLLTLNYTSGTTSKPKGVMLTHRSNYLNAANFMHHLGVNHDDVYLHTLPMFHANGWGGVWAITAAGGTHVCLRKVEAPRILDLFENKKISLLCGAPTVINMLVNDPKAKETDIKTQPRMATAGAPPAAALINKAQEILGLNMIHVYGLTETSPFILYCEWKKEFDDKSADEQATIKARQGIELAFNGETKVIHPDGEEVAWDGTELGEIITRGNVVMEGYYKDSEKTAAAIKDGWFHTGDLAVTYPDGFVEIRDRAKDLIISGGENISSTEVEGVLYKHPDVMETAVIAVPDEKWGEVPKAIIVLHPNASTSEEAIIDYCRANMAHFKAPKAVEFVESLPKTATGKLQKFRLREMYWDGPKKVN; translated from the coding sequence ATGTTTTCTCCGTTAACCCCGTTGGACTGGAAACGAAGGGCAGTAAAGTATTATCCGGATAAGGTTGCCGTTATTGACGATGACAAGCAATTTACCTACAAGGAATTTGGTGCGCGAACGGACAGGCTTTCGATTGCCTTGCAGCAGGCTGGTATTGGGCAGGGCGATCATGTTGCAGTAATGCTGCCAAACACTCATTATATGCTCGAATGTTTCTATGGAATCTGTCAGCTCGGAGCAACAATGGTGCCGTTGAATTACCGGTTAACAGCGGATGATCTGAAATATATTATCAATCACAGCGACGCCAAAATGCTGATAGTTGATGAGGAATTCAGCGGTCCAATTGAGGAAATCGTTGACGACCTGTCCTTGGATGAAATTGTAACCGTTTCCGTAGCGGGCCAGGACACTACCTTAACAGGAGTGGACTATGAAGCTTTTCTGCAGCATGCACCAGAAGATGCAGTACCGCCTGATGTTGAGATTGATGAAAATCAGTTGCTCACGTTGAATTATACGAGCGGCACCACCTCGAAGCCAAAAGGGGTGATGCTGACACACCGCAGTAATTATCTTAATGCGGCCAATTTCATGCATCATCTCGGAGTTAATCACGACGATGTTTATCTTCATACATTGCCGATGTTTCATGCGAATGGCTGGGGCGGCGTTTGGGCCATTACGGCTGCGGGTGGTACGCATGTCTGCTTGCGGAAAGTGGAGGCGCCGCGCATTCTCGATTTGTTTGAAAATAAAAAGATCTCCTTATTATGTGGTGCACCTACTGTCATCAACATGCTTGTCAATGATCCGAAAGCGAAGGAAACAGATATCAAGACCCAGCCACGAATGGCAACGGCAGGCGCTCCTCCAGCTGCGGCGCTGATCAACAAAGCGCAGGAAATCCTGGGACTAAATATGATTCATGTTTATGGTTTAACGGAAACATCCCCATTTATTCTCTATTGTGAGTGGAAGAAGGAGTTTGATGACAAATCAGCTGATGAGCAAGCAACAATTAAAGCGAGACAGGGGATTGAACTTGCCTTTAATGGGGAAACAAAGGTTATTCATCCTGATGGCGAGGAAGTTGCGTGGGATGGAACCGAGCTTGGTGAAATAATTACCCGTGGCAATGTTGTCATGGAAGGGTATTATAAGGATTCGGAAAAGACCGCCGCTGCTATTAAGGACGGCTGGTTCCACACGGGTGATTTGGCGGTAACCTATCCAGATGGATTTGTTGAGATACGCGACCGGGCGAAGGATTTAATCATTTCCGGCGGCGAGAACATTTCCTCAACAGAGGTTGAAGGCGTTTTATACAAACATCCGGATGTAATGGAAACAGCTGTTATTGCTGTACCTGATGAAAAATGGGGTGAAGTACCAAAGGCGATCATTGTATTGCACCCTAATGCGAGTACTTCAGAAGAAGCAATTATCGATTACTGCCGGGCAAATATGGCACACTTTAAGGCTCCAAAAGCTGTTGAGTTTGTCGAATCTTTGCCAAAAACAGCGACGGGCAAATTGCAGAAGTTTCGTCTTAGGGAAATGTATTGGGATGGTCCTAAGAAGGTTAATTAA
- a CDS encoding DinB family protein, whose amino-acid sequence MNVLVNQYDLIRLTREKLFQYCETLSIEDYTHEHDNFGWGSIRNLHVHVAECYQSWLANFGLKKGLTLVTPELVRDVQDMRRIFEKVDKLVYEFLEKFDGQWDLGITGPVSWQDEEEELTTLWLYTHVITHEFHHKGQIVSMSRQLGYTPDDTDLIEPGHL is encoded by the coding sequence ATGAATGTATTAGTTAACCAGTATGACTTAATTCGTCTGACAAGGGAGAAATTGTTTCAGTACTGCGAAACATTATCCATAGAAGACTATACACATGAGCATGACAATTTCGGATGGGGCTCAATCCGAAACCTGCATGTACACGTCGCGGAATGTTATCAATCGTGGCTTGCAAACTTTGGTCTCAAAAAAGGACTGACACTGGTGACTCCTGAGCTAGTTCGTGATGTGCAGGATATGCGCCGCATTTTTGAAAAAGTGGACAAGCTAGTTTACGAGTTTCTTGAAAAGTTTGATGGTCAGTGGGATCTCGGCATTACCGGGCCTGTTTCCTGGCAGGACGAAGAAGAGGAATTAACAACCCTTTGGCTCTATACACATGTCATCACACATGAGTTTCATCACAAAGGCCAAATTGTCTCCATGAGCCGGCAATTGGGCTATACGCCGGATGATACCGATCTTATCGAGCCGGGGCATCTATAA
- a CDS encoding CBO0543 family protein translates to MSQRLMDDMIKSHKEYSDFKQNYFFDDVLFSFQWWFLVLLFIVLWIIWIILVDKKHFKSIILVGLTTSLLAFILDDIGLTLDFWAYSYQMTYFASQLYTVDLAIIPVFYMLLYQYARTWKIYSIILVLLTFFAVLVAEPVMIKLSIYNLLTWNIWYSAPFYILIGIFAKWFADWVDRKGE, encoded by the coding sequence ATGAGCCAAAGACTAATGGATGATATGATTAAATCACATAAGGAATACTCGGACTTTAAACAAAATTACTTTTTTGATGATGTTCTTTTTTCTTTTCAATGGTGGTTTCTCGTTTTATTATTTATCGTCCTTTGGATAATATGGATAATACTAGTGGACAAAAAACATTTCAAATCCATTATACTTGTCGGTCTAACTACAAGTTTACTTGCATTTATCCTTGACGATATCGGTTTAACGCTGGATTTCTGGGCATATTCCTATCAAATGACATATTTCGCAAGCCAGCTTTATACCGTTGATCTTGCCATTATCCCCGTATTTTATATGCTGCTTTATCAATACGCCCGGACGTGGAAAATCTATTCAATCATCCTGGTATTATTGACTTTTTTCGCAGTTTTAGTGGCAGAACCAGTTATGATTAAATTAAGCATTTACAATCTTTTAACTTGGAATATATGGTATTCCGCTCCCTTTTACATTCTGATTGGGATTTTCGCGAAATGGTTTGCTGACTGGGTCGATAGAAAAGGCGAATAA
- a CDS encoding YjcZ family sporulation protein: MGYEGNGGGFALIVVLFILLIIVGAGGYVGGFGGGY, from the coding sequence ATGGGTTATGAAGGAAACGGTGGCGGATTCGCTTTAATCGTTGTTTTATTCATTTTGCTTATTATTGTTGGAGCTGGCGGTTATGTAGGCGGCTTTGGCGGAGGTTATTAA
- a CDS encoding gluconate 2-dehydrogenase subunit 3 family protein, giving the protein MDEDSKKSNMSRRKFIRNSSYAAGGLIGGGIIGSLIGTNYFNDTEQPSTRSSKESNFNRALMFFTRQSDFQILSAATERIYPKDDQGPGAIELGVPYFIDHELAGAYGHNEREYMKGPFLEGTEYQGYQTPLKRHAVFMTGIRALESESKSAYDASFVDLEGEQQDKILKKFENDDVKLHKVSSAYFFEMLRSATISGTYADPLYGGNADMDAWKMKNFPGSQMTYLNKIGSEKFIDIKPKSLNDHIS; this is encoded by the coding sequence GTGGATGAGGATTCTAAGAAGTCGAATATGTCACGTCGGAAGTTTATCCGGAATTCCAGTTATGCTGCTGGTGGCTTGATTGGTGGCGGGATAATTGGATCGTTAATTGGGACGAATTATTTTAATGATACGGAGCAACCATCTACACGTTCTTCAAAAGAATCAAATTTTAATCGGGCCTTGATGTTTTTTACAAGGCAATCGGATTTCCAAATACTTAGCGCAGCAACTGAACGAATTTACCCGAAGGATGATCAGGGTCCTGGGGCAATTGAGCTAGGTGTTCCTTACTTTATTGACCATGAACTGGCCGGGGCATATGGACATAATGAACGTGAGTATATGAAAGGTCCATTTTTAGAAGGTACTGAATACCAGGGATATCAGACACCGCTTAAGCGTCATGCTGTGTTCATGACCGGTATCCGGGCACTGGAAAGTGAAAGTAAATCCGCGTATGATGCTTCTTTTGTTGATTTAGAAGGAGAACAGCAGGATAAAATACTGAAAAAGTTTGAGAATGACGATGTGAAACTGCACAAAGTAAGTTCTGCGTATTTCTTTGAAATGCTGCGATCTGCTACGATTTCAGGTACATATGCTGATCCGTTGTATGGCGGCAATGCAGACATGGATGCGTGGAAGATGAAGAACTTCCCAGGCAGTCAGATGACGTATTTAAACAAAATCGGCAGTGAAAAGTTTATCGATATTAAACCAAAATCATTAAATGACCACATATCTTAA
- a CDS encoding YndM family protein → MKYVTALLIKFVLMTIVLWAILGGLFDVSFTNIIITSVVLTGASFIIGDLYFLPKMGNVGAAMVDFVLALAGVWALGAFLFDNAVPLGTASLLSAFGIALGELLVHWYMKKQFVTDDTKMPGYYNRDLQTEFSSELEPDTKKDQGNGPEE, encoded by the coding sequence TTGAAATATGTAACCGCATTGTTAATTAAATTCGTTCTGATGACAATTGTGTTATGGGCTATCCTTGGCGGATTATTTGATGTTTCCTTTACTAATATTATTATTACGAGCGTTGTGCTGACCGGGGCATCGTTTATCATTGGCGACCTGTATTTTCTGCCAAAAATGGGGAATGTCGGGGCCGCGATGGTCGACTTCGTTCTGGCTCTGGCCGGAGTCTGGGCTTTAGGCGCCTTTTTGTTTGATAATGCTGTCCCCCTTGGAACCGCTTCGCTCCTATCTGCATTTGGAATTGCACTTGGCGAATTGCTTGTTCATTGGTATATGAAAAAGCAATTTGTGACCGATGATACGAAAATGCCTGGATACTATAATCGGGATCTGCAGACTGAGTTCAGTTCGGAACTGGAGCCCGATACTAAAAAAGATCAGGGTAATGGTCCGGAAGAATAA